The Nocardioides houyundeii genome includes the window CGGGAATGTCGTCGCCCGGGTACTCGTACTCGGAGAGGAGCTCGCGCACCTCCATCTCGACGAGCTCGATGAGCTCCTCGTCGTCGACCATGTCGCACTTGTTGAGCGCGACCACCAGGGACGGCACGCCGACCTGGCGAGCGAGCAGCACGTGCTCGCGGGTCTGGGGCATCGGGCCGTCGGTCGCGGCGACCACCAGGATCGCGCCGTCCATCTGCGCAGCACCGGTGATCATGTTCTTGATGTAGTCCGCGTGACCAGGGCAGTCGACGTGCGCGTAGTGGCGCGCCTCGGTCTGGTACTCAACGTGCGCGATGGAGATCGTGATACCGCGCTGGCGCTCCTCAGGAGCCTTGTCGATCTGGTCGAAGGCCGAGGCCTCGTTCAGGTTCGGGTACTTGTCGTGCAGAACCTTAGTGATCGCCGCGGTCAAGGTGGTCTTGCCGTGGTCGATGTGACCGATCGTGCCGATGTTGACGTGCGGCTTGGTCCGCTCGAACTTCGCCTTAGCCACTGTGGGCTCCTCCTGTTGATTGTTTCATTGACTCGTGGGGTTTTGGTGCAGCCGAGGATCCGGGCGAACTACTCGCCGCGGACCTTCTTGATGATCTCGTCGGCGATGTTCGAAGGAACCTCGGCGTACGAGTCGAACTCCATCGAGTACGACGCCTGCCCGGAGGTCTTGGACCTCAGGTCGCCAACGTACCCGAACATCTCCGACAGCGGCACAAGGGCGTTGACGACCATGTCGCCGTGGCGCTCCTCCTGGGCCTGGATCTGCCCGCGTCGCGAGTTGATGTCGCCGATGACCGTGCCCAGGAAGCTGTCGGGCGTGGTCACCTCGACCGCGAACATCGGCTCGAGCAGGACGGCCTTGGCCATCCGTGCGGCCTCCTTGAACGCCTGGTTTCCGGCGATCTTGAAGGCGAGCTCAGACGAGTCGACGTCGTGGTAGGCGCCGTCCTCGAGGGTGAACTTGACGTCCACCATGGGGTAGCCGGCGAGCACGCCGAACTCCATGGCGTCCTGGCCGCCGGCGTCGACCGAGGGGATGTACTCCCGCGGGATGCGACCACCGGAGACGGCGTTGACGAACTCGTAGCCAGCACCGGTCCCGGTCTCGGGGTCGATGTTGGGCTCCAGGCTGACGACCACCTTGGCGAACTGACCCGAACCACCGGTCTGCTTCTTGTGCGTGTAGCTGTGGTTCTTGATCGCCTTGCGGATCGTCTCGCGGTAGGCCACCTGCGGCTTGCCGACGGTCGCCTCGACGCGGAACTCGCGCTTCATCCGGTCGACCAGGATCTCCAGGTGGAGCTCGCCCATGCCGGCGATGATCGTCTGGCCGGTCTCCTCGTCGGTCTTCACCGTGAAGGTGGGGTCCTCGTCGGAGAGCCGCTGGATCGCGGTTCCCAGCTTCTCCTGGTCGCTCTTGGTCTTCGGCTCGATGGCCACCTCGATCACGGGCGCGGGGAAGGTCATGGACTCCAGGACGACCTGCTTGGCCGGGTCGCACAGGGTGTGACCGGTCTTGGTGTCCTTCAGGCCCATGACGGCCACGATCTGGCCGGCGCCGACCGACGCGATCTCCTCACGCTTGTTGGCGTGCATCTGGTAGACCTTGCCGATCCGCTCCTTCTTGCCGTTGACCGAGTTGACCACGGTCGTGCCGGCCTCGAGCTTGCCCGAGTAGACGCGGACGTAGATCAGCTTGCCCAGGTGCGGGTCCGAGGCGATCTTGTAGGCGAGGCCGGAGAACGGCTCGTCGTCGCTCGGCTTGCGCACGATCTCCTTGGACTCGTCGCGCGGGTCGTGCCCGACGATGCCCTCGATGTCGAGCGGCGAGGGCAGGAACTTGACGACGGCGTCGAGCAGGGGCTGG containing:
- the fusA gene encoding elongation factor G, which encodes MAVDITTDLNKVRNIGIMAHIDAGKTTTTERILFYTGITYKIGEVHDGGATMDWMEQEQERGITITSAATTCWWKDHQINIIDTPGHVDFTAEVERSLRVLDGAVAVFDGVAGVEPQTMTVWRQANKYAVPRMCFVNKLDRTGADFFRCVDMMVERLNSTPLVLQLPIGAEGDFIGVVDLIGMRALTWRGETTMGEDYEIEEIPAELAEQAADYRTRLIETLADADDDIMEKYLDEGEENFTVPELEDAIRRATLADKLNPVLCGTAFKNKGVQPLLDAVVKFLPSPLDIEGIVGHDPRDESKEIVRKPSDDEPFSGLAYKIASDPHLGKLIYVRVYSGKLEAGTTVVNSVNGKKERIGKVYQMHANKREEIASVGAGQIVAVMGLKDTKTGHTLCDPAKQVVLESMTFPAPVIEVAIEPKTKSDQEKLGTAIQRLSDEDPTFTVKTDEETGQTIIAGMGELHLEILVDRMKREFRVEATVGKPQVAYRETIRKAIKNHSYTHKKQTGGSGQFAKVVVSLEPNIDPETGTGAGYEFVNAVSGGRIPREYIPSVDAGGQDAMEFGVLAGYPMVDVKFTLEDGAYHDVDSSELAFKIAGNQAFKEAARMAKAVLLEPMFAVEVTTPDSFLGTVIGDINSRRGQIQAQEERHGDMVVNALVPLSEMFGYVGDLRSKTSGQASYSMEFDSYAEVPSNIADEIIKKVRGE